Proteins encoded together in one Miscanthus floridulus cultivar M001 chromosome 16, ASM1932011v1, whole genome shotgun sequence window:
- the LOC136510706 gene encoding glutathione S-transferase T3-like: MGFFQGFRGANSRVDESSPIGSSSPVSQEQQQTGVPPANTPVWSDNESSPEESEKKEGRLFWSPEDNLRLVSAWLKHSTDPIVGIDRRGDRYWKDVAAEYNLTAPKDRRKTGAQLKNHWTKTIPFITIFNSCYEKEKRDHASGESDDQVMERARAAYKVAAKKKRPFALEYWWKAVKDQPKWSKAYPIEEMMNKRSKVNASGAYTSSNQDSEDIDPVIRCRPPGRNAAKAQQKGKGKSVQSQDSISNENANLFNELQLRKTIAAEKLAEATLIKAEAIKAKAEAENKIADNEKEKAKLQTLGMYMALLDKDTSSYDEEAMERHKKMLAYLSEKLFS, encoded by the coding sequence ATGGGTTTCTTCCAAGGTTTCCGAGGGGCTAATTCACGGGTTGATGAGAGCAGCCCCATTGGTTCATCTTCTCCAGTGTCCCAAGAGCAACAACAGACTGGTGTTCCTCCTGCAAACACACCAGTTTGGAGTGACAATGAAAGCAGCCCTGAAGAAAGTGAAAAGAAGGAAGGTCGTTTGTTCTGGAGTCCGGAGGACAACCTTCGGTTAGTTAGTGCTTGGCTGAAACATTCCACTGATCCAATTGTTGGAATTGATAGAAGAGGAGATAGGTACTGGAAGGATGTTGCAGCAGAGTACAATTTGACTGCACCCAAAGATCGAAGAAAAACAGGTGCTCAATTGAAAAATCATTGGACCAAGACTATCCCTTTCATTACCATTTTCAATTCATGCTATGAAAAGGAGAAGAGAGACCATGCTAGTGGTGAATCCGATGATCAAGTTATGGAAAGGGCTCGTGCTGCGTATAAAGTAGCTGCCAAGAAAAAGAGGCCTTTTGCACTTGAATATTGGTGGAAAGCAGTGAAGGATCAACCAAAGTGGAGTAAAGCTTAcccaattgaagaaatgatgAACAAGAGAAGCAAGGTAAATGCATCAGGTGCTTATACTTCTTCAAATCAAGATAGTGAAGATATAGATCCTGTCATTAGGTGTCGACCTCCAGGACGAAATGCAGCCAAAGCTCAACAAAAAGGCAAAGGCAAGTCAGTACAGTCACAAGACagcatctcaaatgaaaatgCGAATCTGTTCAATGAACTTCAGTTGAGAAAAACTATTGCTGCTGAAAAACTAGCTGAAGCAACACTTATTAAAGCTGAAGCTATTAAAGCTAAAGCTGAAGCTGAAAATAAGATTGCAGACAATGAGAAGGAAAAGGCAAAGCTACAGACATTGGGTATGTACATGGCCCTGTTAGATAAAGACACTTCAAGCTACGATGAAGAAGCCATGGAAAGGCACAAAAAAATGTTGGCATACTTATCTGAAAAGCTTTTTAGTTGA